From one Marinobacter sp. LV10MA510-1 genomic stretch:
- the istA gene encoding IS21 family transposase, which produces MPAKRLSMRKIKEVLRLKWERGLSNRQIAAACGVSRPTVSEYLRRLAEAGLNWPLPEDLGEARLEQMLFPPPPDLPAQVRGIPDWKQIHDELKGKYVTLFLLWQEYRQANPEGYQYSWFCEHYRAWQGKLDLVMRQDHRAGEKLFVDYAGQTVPVIDRTTGEIHEAQIFVAVMGASNYTYAEATWSQKLPDWIGSHIRVFQYLNGVPELVVPDNLRSGVTKAHRYEPDLNPTYQDMAAHYGVAVVPTRVRKPRDKAKVEGGVLIVERWILAALRHRQHFSLGQLNATLRELLEKLNRRPFRKLPGCRRDHFEQLDKPVLQPLPAEPYVYAEWKKARVNIDYHIAVDGHYYSVPYTLIKKEVEVRITHNTIECFYRGNRIASHRRSDQKGRHTTISAHMPESHRQAGEWSPERLIAWAAKTGPATEKLIRTALGARKHPQQAYRSCLGILRLGKSYGEARLEAACQRALMLGSCRYKSIESILKHRLDQKPLEEQQELALPDTHDNIRGPTYYH; this is translated from the coding sequence ATGCCAGCAAAGAGGTTATCCATGCGTAAGATCAAAGAAGTCCTTCGCCTGAAATGGGAGCGAGGGCTAAGCAACCGACAGATTGCGGCGGCCTGCGGCGTCAGCCGCCCCACGGTAAGCGAGTATCTTCGGCGTTTAGCCGAAGCCGGTCTGAACTGGCCATTGCCGGAGGATCTGGGGGAGGCTCGCCTAGAACAAATGCTGTTTCCGCCACCCCCAGACTTGCCGGCTCAGGTCCGGGGCATACCGGACTGGAAGCAGATTCACGATGAACTGAAGGGTAAATACGTCACTCTGTTCCTGCTCTGGCAGGAGTACCGGCAAGCGAACCCGGAAGGGTATCAGTACAGCTGGTTCTGTGAGCACTACCGGGCCTGGCAGGGCAAGCTGGACCTGGTGATGCGCCAGGACCATCGAGCGGGTGAGAAGCTGTTTGTGGACTACGCCGGCCAGACCGTGCCCGTCATTGACCGCACCACCGGGGAGATCCACGAGGCGCAGATCTTTGTGGCGGTTATGGGCGCTTCCAATTACACCTACGCCGAAGCCACCTGGAGCCAGAAGTTGCCAGACTGGATTGGCTCTCACATCCGAGTCTTTCAGTATCTGAATGGAGTTCCCGAATTAGTGGTGCCCGACAACCTCCGGTCCGGTGTCACCAAAGCTCACCGCTACGAGCCAGACCTCAACCCGACCTACCAGGACATGGCCGCCCATTACGGCGTGGCCGTTGTCCCTACGAGGGTCCGAAAGCCCCGAGATAAAGCCAAGGTAGAAGGCGGTGTGTTGATCGTCGAACGCTGGATTCTGGCGGCGCTGCGCCACCGTCAGCACTTCTCGCTCGGGCAGCTCAATGCAACCCTCCGTGAGCTGCTGGAGAAGCTCAATCGCCGCCCCTTCCGAAAGTTGCCCGGCTGCCGGCGTGACCACTTCGAACAACTGGACAAGCCCGTTTTACAGCCGCTACCGGCAGAACCGTATGTCTACGCAGAGTGGAAGAAGGCTCGGGTTAACATCGACTACCACATAGCCGTTGACGGGCATTACTACTCGGTACCCTACACCCTGATCAAGAAGGAAGTGGAGGTCCGGATCACCCACAACACCATTGAGTGTTTTTACCGGGGCAACCGGATCGCCAGCCACCGTCGCTCTGACCAGAAGGGGCGGCATACCACCATCTCCGCCCATATGCCCGAATCCCATCGGCAGGCGGGTGAGTGGTCGCCGGAACGGCTGATTGCCTGGGCGGCCAAGACCGGACCCGCCACAGAAAAACTCATCCGCACCGCCTTGGGTGCCCGCAAACACCCGCAGCAGGCCTACCGCTCCTGCCTGGGCATTCTCCGGCTGGGCAAGAGCTACGGCGAGGCACGATTGGAAGCCGCCTGCCAGCGCGCCTTAATGCTGGGTAGCTGCCGCTACAAAAGCATTGAATCCATTCTCAAACACCGCCTGGACCAGAAGCCCCTGGAAGAACAGCAAGAGCTGGCCTTACCCGATACCCACGATAATATCCGCGGCCCAACCTACTACCACTGA
- a CDS encoding Crp/Fnr family transcriptional regulator translates to MKKVSESLNWPSLIATQPTAGLIPEALREVAKRVDAIARETLFRIGDPVRQIYLVISGEVRLIRIDRRGGEVILQRSRGGFIAEASLDSRSYHCDAIAAESTTMLMFTASVFRQALEDDFAFCRAWQTQLAKEVRKLRAQCERMALNSAADRVNHYIESEGSVGVVTLNQSRKSWAAELGLTHEALYRTLKRMQDDGVLEVAGNRLSTRV, encoded by the coding sequence ATGAAAAAAGTCAGCGAAAGCTTAAATTGGCCGAGCCTCATTGCAACCCAACCGACAGCAGGGCTCATACCCGAGGCCCTACGGGAAGTCGCCAAGAGGGTGGACGCCATCGCTCGCGAAACGCTTTTTCGCATTGGTGATCCGGTTCGTCAGATCTATTTGGTGATCTCAGGCGAAGTCCGCCTGATTCGAATCGACCGTCGCGGCGGGGAAGTCATCCTGCAACGCTCGCGCGGCGGCTTCATCGCGGAAGCGAGCCTCGACAGCCGTTCCTACCACTGCGACGCCATCGCAGCCGAATCCACCACGATGCTCATGTTCACCGCTTCGGTTTTTCGGCAGGCCTTGGAAGATGACTTTGCTTTTTGCCGGGCCTGGCAAACGCAGTTAGCCAAGGAGGTGCGCAAGCTGAGAGCCCAATGCGAAAGGATGGCCCTTAACAGCGCAGCCGACCGCGTCAATCACTACATCGAGTCCGAGGGGTCTGTTGGCGTCGTCACCTTGAATCAGTCCCGCAAGTCGTGGGCTGCAGAACTCGGCCTTACCCACGAAGCCCTCTACCGAACTTTGAAGCGTATGCAAGATGACGGCGTTCTTGAGGTCGCGGGGAATCGTCTGTCTACAAGGGTTTGA
- a CDS encoding HNH endonuclease: MKLAEFVAGEHEVALENVMLLRHSDRAVKELLDAGGTLEEYTFVQPIRSSYDYRHPDHPPVHLLVVVVHDRVYGVFKVLDVDAEGDTYSLSSAGHQQFDNTRGKPPRPARRFQMEHVHSAAQNVSVHGWEHRQRTAVQRASGGFFGEISIAPDVEYSKQTVVPHSNVVRDLDELNQRFAEEVQDSLSGTTVTRQKRLEAAPVKPIRVPVTTTAFIRNADVIAEVLSRANGICELCHQAAPFNRRSDGTPYLEVHHKVRLADNGEDTVENATALCPNCHRREHYA; the protein is encoded by the coding sequence GTGAAATTGGCAGAATTCGTCGCGGGTGAGCATGAGGTCGCGCTGGAAAACGTGATGTTGCTCCGACACTCCGATAGGGCAGTGAAAGAACTTCTAGATGCGGGTGGTACCTTGGAAGAGTACACCTTCGTGCAGCCTATACGCTCGTCATACGATTATCGACATCCCGATCACCCTCCGGTTCACCTTTTAGTAGTGGTCGTTCATGACCGCGTTTATGGTGTTTTCAAGGTCCTGGACGTCGACGCGGAAGGCGACACTTACTCTCTATCTAGCGCGGGGCACCAACAGTTTGACAATACCCGAGGAAAACCGCCACGGCCTGCGCGTCGATTCCAAATGGAGCACGTCCATAGTGCAGCCCAAAATGTTAGCGTCCATGGTTGGGAGCACCGACAACGAACCGCAGTTCAGCGAGCGTCGGGTGGTTTTTTTGGCGAAATCTCCATCGCACCGGACGTTGAGTATTCCAAACAAACTGTAGTCCCTCACTCTAACGTCGTTCGCGACTTGGACGAGCTAAACCAGCGCTTCGCCGAGGAGGTTCAAGATTCACTTTCTGGCACCACAGTAACTCGCCAGAAAAGGCTTGAGGCAGCACCCGTTAAACCGATCCGAGTTCCGGTGACTACTACCGCGTTCATACGCAACGCTGACGTTATTGCAGAGGTGTTGTCCCGAGCCAACGGAATCTGCGAGCTTTGCCACCAAGCCGCTCCTTTCAATCGTCGCTCAGATGGTACTCCGTATCTTGAGGTTCATCATAAGGTGCGACTCGCAGATAACGGGGAGGACACGGTAGAGAACGCGACCGCACTTTGTCCGAACTGCCATCGCAGGGAGCACTACGCCTAA
- a CDS encoding recombinase family protein, with protein MIVGYARVSTQDQNAELQVDALEKSGCEQIFQEKITGKLRERPELSQCLRTLQTGDTLVVWKLDRLARSLKDLVEIVQDLNDRQVSFKSLTEAIDTISSGGRLVFHIFGALAEFEHSLIRERTIAGLQAARARGRKGGRKPSMSNSDIRKAAAMLSNPDITKKEVAEHFQVSRTTFNASFQRYTQINTPPFGISNKDS; from the coding sequence ATGATCGTAGGTTATGCACGTGTCAGCACTCAGGACCAGAACGCTGAGCTCCAAGTGGATGCTTTGGAGAAATCCGGGTGCGAACAAATCTTCCAGGAAAAAATAACGGGCAAGTTGCGTGAGCGACCTGAACTGTCGCAATGTCTTCGTACGCTTCAGACGGGAGATACCCTGGTCGTTTGGAAACTGGACAGGCTTGCTCGATCCCTCAAGGACTTGGTTGAGATAGTCCAGGATCTCAATGATCGCCAGGTCAGTTTCAAATCTCTGACAGAAGCTATCGACACAATCAGCTCCGGTGGCCGGCTCGTGTTTCATATTTTCGGTGCATTGGCCGAGTTCGAGCACAGCCTGATTCGTGAACGAACGATAGCGGGACTTCAGGCAGCCAGAGCAAGAGGTCGAAAAGGGGGGCGCAAGCCATCCATGTCAAACTCTGACATCAGAAAAGCAGCAGCCATGTTGTCCAATCCAGATATTACGAAAAAAGAGGTGGCTGAACATTTTCAAGTTTCCAGAACTACATTCAATGCATCTTTCCAGAGGTACACCCAGATCAACACACCACCCTTTGGTATTAGCAATAAAGATAGCTAG
- a CDS encoding ATP-binding protein — protein sequence MSLKPWSEIARPHKDVLEGSFKQSEFAADITQVASGTAPDEYQDAEKFFSRTYITEGMRLLLVSVAQRLAGQGGDPVIQLQTAFGGGKTHTMLAVYHLASREVSTDKLMGIPPILDEAGISELPKARIAVLDGIRQSPSQPSSYGSITVNTLWGELAWRLLGEEGYALVAASDADGTSPGKEVLKELLTRASPCVILIDELVAYIRQLELGKQYKGGTFDSNISFVQGLTEALKAVPNAMLLASLPESELEVGGTMGQRALNSLEKYFARVESVWKPVGSSESFEIVRRRLFESSGERAEVEGISRQFSDFYRKNAEKFPVETQSNEYYERLCSSYPIHPEVFDRLYEDWSMLDKFQRTRGVLQYMAIVIHRLWNSGNKDALIMPGSLPLDDTNVRNKSIHYLPQGWEPVIEREVDGPRSVPANIDGHQTLFGGVQAARRTARAIFLGSAPSSQEQMIRGVEKERILLATVQPGQTIGVFEDVLKRLRDRLHYLYSEHDRYWLDTKPNLRREMESRKQNVSERDDVIPLLKDRVTRVFGRNHQFSGIHVFTPSVDVPDDYGPGPRLVVLPESAGYSRTPSNQAFGEAEKVLRNRGDQPRQKQNRLIFLAPDFDVVSRLKEQARIYLAWRSIVADIESGALNQDLSHLNQAKQNRDGAEQSLGQLIRETWKWLLAPVEDFVKGRPELSWEAVSIPPTSPNLIQSIEEKLKEEEWMVYEWSAIHLRKVLKDWYLKDGVSEVNAPKVWRDTCHYLYLPRLVNDQVFRNAISQGVESEDFFGFASDKEEDRYLGFCFGKGSIAPLDESSLLIEREAAAAYAEKLREAQQPAPQPGAIDSGLIGTGAASGSRPDISEGPVGGSYAEPTAAPAIAKTHFYGTVDLDAVKAKMDFATIMDEVVQQFTAQLGVDVTISVEIEARKKGGFDESLQRTIKENCNVLKFSSSEFEED from the coding sequence ATGAGTTTGAAACCTTGGAGCGAGATTGCCCGCCCACATAAAGACGTTCTGGAGGGCTCATTCAAACAGTCTGAGTTTGCTGCCGACATCACCCAAGTGGCAAGCGGAACGGCCCCAGACGAGTATCAAGATGCGGAAAAGTTCTTTTCCCGTACCTACATTACCGAAGGAATGCGCTTACTGCTTGTGTCTGTGGCACAGCGCCTCGCCGGTCAGGGTGGCGACCCAGTCATTCAGCTACAAACTGCCTTCGGTGGTGGTAAAACTCACACAATGCTAGCGGTATATCACTTGGCCAGCCGTGAAGTCAGCACAGACAAGTTAATGGGCATTCCCCCGATTCTGGATGAAGCCGGTATTAGTGAGCTGCCGAAGGCGCGTATTGCCGTTCTGGATGGAATACGCCAATCACCCAGCCAGCCCAGCTCCTATGGATCTATCACTGTAAATACCCTCTGGGGTGAGCTAGCTTGGCGGCTTCTTGGCGAAGAGGGTTACGCTTTGGTTGCGGCCAGTGATGCAGACGGCACTTCCCCCGGTAAGGAAGTACTCAAAGAATTGCTTACCAGAGCCTCGCCCTGTGTCATTCTAATTGACGAATTGGTTGCCTACATTCGACAGTTGGAGCTGGGTAAACAATATAAAGGCGGCACCTTCGACAGCAACATCAGCTTCGTTCAAGGTTTGACTGAAGCGCTGAAGGCGGTGCCTAACGCTATGCTGCTAGCGTCTTTGCCTGAATCTGAACTGGAAGTTGGCGGTACCATGGGCCAACGTGCTCTGAACTCCCTGGAAAAGTACTTTGCCAGGGTAGAATCGGTGTGGAAGCCTGTCGGTTCCAGCGAATCCTTTGAAATCGTCCGGCGGCGCCTGTTCGAAAGCTCGGGCGAACGTGCCGAAGTGGAAGGCATAAGCCGCCAGTTCTCAGACTTTTATCGGAAAAATGCCGAGAAGTTTCCGGTCGAAACTCAGTCCAACGAATACTACGAGCGGCTGTGCTCCTCTTATCCTATCCACCCCGAAGTGTTTGACCGCCTTTATGAGGATTGGTCCATGCTGGATAAATTCCAGCGCACTCGGGGTGTACTCCAATACATGGCGATCGTAATTCATCGGCTTTGGAACAGCGGTAACAAAGATGCGTTGATCATGCCTGGCTCGTTGCCACTAGATGATACAAACGTCCGTAACAAAAGCATTCACTATCTACCTCAAGGCTGGGAGCCGGTCATCGAAAGGGAGGTTGACGGGCCACGATCTGTGCCTGCGAATATTGATGGCCACCAGACCCTGTTTGGTGGTGTTCAGGCAGCCCGACGTACAGCTCGTGCAATTTTTCTGGGAAGTGCACCCTCTTCTCAGGAGCAGATGATTCGTGGCGTTGAAAAAGAACGAATTCTGCTGGCCACTGTGCAGCCAGGCCAAACTATCGGTGTTTTTGAAGACGTGCTCAAGCGCCTGCGAGATCGTTTGCACTATTTGTACTCAGAGCACGACCGCTACTGGCTAGACACCAAGCCAAACCTACGCCGGGAAATGGAGAGCCGAAAACAAAATGTCAGCGAGCGGGATGACGTAATTCCCCTACTGAAAGATCGTGTTACTCGCGTGTTTGGGCGCAACCATCAGTTTAGTGGAATTCATGTTTTCACTCCGTCGGTTGACGTCCCAGACGACTACGGCCCTGGCCCACGCTTAGTGGTATTACCCGAAAGTGCTGGCTACAGCCGAACCCCTTCCAATCAAGCGTTTGGTGAAGCTGAGAAAGTTCTGCGTAACCGAGGAGATCAACCTCGTCAGAAACAGAACCGGCTGATATTCCTGGCTCCAGACTTTGACGTGGTCAGCCGCCTCAAAGAACAGGCACGTATCTACCTGGCGTGGCGTTCTATTGTGGCAGACATTGAAAGTGGCGCGCTCAATCAAGATTTGTCTCATCTGAACCAAGCCAAGCAGAATCGTGATGGCGCTGAACAGTCACTCGGTCAGCTGATCCGGGAAACATGGAAATGGCTGCTAGCTCCTGTCGAAGACTTTGTGAAAGGTCGACCTGAGCTGAGCTGGGAAGCGGTATCTATTCCACCAACTTCGCCCAATTTGATCCAGAGTATTGAGGAAAAGCTCAAAGAAGAAGAGTGGATGGTGTACGAGTGGTCGGCGATTCACCTGCGCAAAGTGCTCAAGGATTGGTACTTAAAGGATGGCGTCTCCGAGGTAAACGCTCCAAAAGTGTGGCGAGACACCTGTCATTACCTTTACTTACCTCGACTGGTGAACGACCAAGTGTTTCGGAATGCTATTAGCCAAGGCGTAGAAAGCGAGGATTTCTTCGGCTTTGCTTCTGATAAGGAAGAAGACCGCTATCTGGGCTTCTGCTTCGGAAAGGGTTCTATAGCGCCGCTGGATGAATCATCACTCTTGATCGAACGCGAAGCTGCGGCCGCCTACGCCGAGAAACTGCGCGAAGCTCAGCAACCCGCACCGCAGCCTGGAGCCATCGATTCCGGACTAATTGGAACTGGCGCAGCGTCTGGGTCCCGACCTGACATTTCGGAGGGTCCTGTCGGTGGCTCTTATGCTGAACCAACAGCTGCACCTGCTATAGCAAAGACTCACTTCTATGGAACTGTGGATCTGGACGCCGTAAAGGCAAAAATGGATTTTGCCACCATCATGGACGAGGTAGTCCAGCAGTTCACAGCCCAGCTCGGTGTGGATGTGACCATCTCGGTCGAAATTGAAGCGCGTAAAAAAGGTGGGTTCGACGAATCATTGCAGCGAACAATCAAGGAAAACTGCAATGTTCTGAAATTCAGCTCTTCGGAATTTGAAGAAGACTAG
- a CDS encoding recombinase family protein, translating into MPRIGYARVSSASQDLDIQIRKLTDAGCEVIRSETVSGASRDGRTELETVLEFLRRDDELVVHRLDRLGRSTRDVLNLVHELDARGASLRILEPDITTKGAMGRMMITALGMVADMELTFIKERQLAGIEAAKRKGIYKGRPKMIDEAEICKRMANGSTKAQIARDMGVSRMTVYRALQTLPSTKGESA; encoded by the coding sequence ATGCCCCGTATCGGATATGCACGTGTTAGCAGTGCCAGCCAGGATCTAGATATTCAAATCAGAAAACTGACCGACGCAGGTTGCGAAGTCATTCGATCCGAAACGGTGTCTGGTGCTTCGCGCGATGGGCGCACCGAGCTGGAGACTGTGCTTGAGTTCTTACGCCGTGATGATGAACTCGTCGTTCATCGCCTTGACCGTCTTGGTCGTTCTACCCGTGACGTCCTTAATTTGGTTCATGAGCTGGATGCCCGGGGCGCTTCGTTGCGAATCCTTGAGCCAGACATTACGACGAAAGGTGCAATGGGTCGAATGATGATCACGGCCCTGGGCATGGTCGCGGACATGGAACTGACGTTTATAAAGGAGAGGCAACTTGCTGGCATTGAGGCTGCAAAGCGAAAAGGGATTTATAAGGGCCGTCCAAAAATGATCGACGAAGCCGAAATCTGCAAACGGATGGCGAACGGAAGCACGAAGGCCCAGATTGCCAGGGACATGGGTGTATCACGAATGACGGTTTACCGTGCCTTACAAACGTTGCCGTCCACTAAGGGTGAGTCAGCCTAA
- a CDS encoding aspartate carbamoyltransferase: MKMMADSQRQAEVAGRGKDVMPFSLAATTHIFTKNVRGGIQQVVVKKPTDAGQVKMTRQHLQEIRDQFIKGDFSGPSHIHGQDMPGLADLKASKPGQIAIDYKEVKGGAQLTYTTSDVSLVAALHKWFDAQLSDHGKDAMEGHALHDGMK; this comes from the coding sequence ATGAAGATGATGGCCGATTCGCAGCGCCAAGCCGAAGTAGCCGGTCGAGGCAAGGACGTGATGCCGTTCAGCCTTGCGGCAACGACCCACATCTTCACCAAAAACGTTAGGGGCGGCATTCAGCAAGTCGTGGTTAAGAAGCCCACGGACGCAGGCCAAGTCAAGATGACCAGGCAACACCTGCAAGAGATTCGGGATCAATTCATAAAGGGTGACTTCTCCGGACCGTCCCATATCCACGGGCAAGACATGCCAGGCCTGGCCGATCTCAAAGCATCTAAGCCAGGGCAGATCGCAATCGACTACAAAGAGGTAAAAGGCGGGGCCCAATTGACTTATACGACATCGGATGTGAGCCTCGTGGCAGCATTGCACAAGTGGTTCGACGCTCAACTCTCCGATCATGGCAAGGACGCCATGGAGGGCCATGCGCTCCATGATGGCATGAAGTAG
- a CDS encoding DUF262 domain-containing HNH endonuclease family protein, translated as MRNKNVAIRKIVKYLNNPEYDGGFWLPNIQRPFVWGPEQIEKLFDSIMREYPISTMLVWRTPSIIKRRKFIDNYYDGIKLSQFQIPEDSRTKLLVLDGQQRLQSLFIGLCGSHSKQELYFNVLSGAPTSTEEMRYQFRFLPSARAAFPWVKFKEIVFSNEMPNDLARNLETKAASALTEDQERTLIRNLWQAQRVFVSEEYVGYQELDSVDNPEAYTENDVVEIFIRANSGGTKLGKSDLLFSLLTASWQDADEAMEDLIGELNLSGYEFTRDFVMKTCLVLLGKGAAYDVKKFRDEQTKQDIIEKWPRISSAIRDVRDYLHSKTFIRSDRALPSYLTLIPVIYYRFHFPQQWQSLSGLDTYLLRTLLCGAFSGRPDGLIDKCIRRINQDQDFSVTNLFEVLRNDGRNLDVFEESLFQTSYGSKAIHLIFNIWYRQFDYQPAYAGNLPQVDHIFPQSLLKSMKDENPETGRQSLLRYPAAVRDQLANCMLLTADDNGFQGKCDKLPRDWFADKSDAYLSMHLIPARPSLWEIEKFDEFIVARKALIVAKLKHLISGSEASPHSTKPEPAHEEHPFTDDSKSIKLAEDPQPEAEEPVSTADTQIPASIEKHNDTTTGSLAAETGTVEATLAKFLDRISEPTKYIAGFRTNDGKELAFERTGEFVTLWTQRVVLSDSEFEPTREYSDIDTRNSNLNRKNCPALRLGNPVLFWKLDGEEDLLDFLNWYSAAEVHQRLESVDG; from the coding sequence ATGAGAAACAAAAATGTAGCCATCCGGAAGATCGTTAAGTATCTCAATAACCCAGAATACGACGGGGGCTTTTGGCTACCAAATATCCAGCGGCCGTTTGTGTGGGGCCCAGAGCAGATTGAGAAGTTATTTGACTCGATCATGCGCGAGTACCCCATCAGTACGATGCTGGTTTGGCGCACCCCGTCCATTATCAAGCGTCGCAAGTTTATCGATAATTATTACGATGGCATCAAGCTATCCCAATTCCAAATACCCGAAGACAGCCGGACGAAACTCTTGGTTCTGGATGGGCAGCAGAGATTACAAAGCCTGTTTATCGGGCTCTGCGGCAGCCACAGCAAACAGGAATTGTATTTCAATGTGCTCAGTGGCGCTCCCACCAGCACCGAGGAAATGCGCTATCAGTTTCGATTTTTGCCCTCAGCCAGGGCAGCCTTCCCTTGGGTCAAATTTAAAGAAATTGTTTTCAGCAATGAAATGCCAAACGACTTGGCCAGAAATTTGGAAACAAAAGCCGCTTCGGCATTAACGGAGGACCAGGAACGAACACTCATCCGCAATCTTTGGCAGGCACAAAGAGTATTTGTTTCTGAAGAGTATGTGGGATATCAGGAGCTTGATAGCGTTGATAACCCGGAGGCTTACACCGAGAACGATGTGGTAGAGATCTTTATTCGGGCAAACTCTGGTGGCACCAAACTCGGCAAATCTGACCTTCTCTTTTCTTTGCTAACCGCATCTTGGCAAGATGCTGATGAAGCAATGGAAGACTTAATTGGGGAGCTGAACCTGTCTGGCTACGAGTTCACACGTGATTTTGTGATGAAAACGTGCCTCGTACTGCTAGGAAAAGGAGCCGCCTATGACGTTAAAAAGTTCCGCGACGAACAAACCAAGCAGGATATTATCGAAAAATGGCCTCGCATTTCTTCTGCTATCAGAGATGTACGAGACTACCTGCACTCCAAAACGTTTATACGCTCTGACCGGGCATTGCCTTCGTACCTGACGCTTATACCTGTGATCTATTACAGATTCCATTTCCCACAGCAATGGCAGTCCTTGTCAGGTCTTGACACCTACTTGTTAAGAACACTGCTATGCGGCGCTTTCAGTGGTCGTCCGGATGGTTTAATTGATAAATGTATTCGCCGAATTAATCAGGATCAGGATTTCTCAGTCACAAATCTTTTTGAAGTGTTGCGCAATGACGGGCGCAACCTGGATGTTTTCGAGGAAAGCCTATTCCAGACCAGCTATGGATCGAAAGCCATTCATCTTATCTTCAACATCTGGTATCGCCAGTTTGACTACCAGCCTGCCTATGCCGGTAATTTGCCACAGGTTGACCACATATTTCCGCAGTCTTTGCTGAAAAGCATGAAGGATGAAAACCCAGAGACCGGCAGGCAATCACTTCTCCGTTACCCAGCTGCTGTAAGAGATCAGCTTGCCAACTGCATGCTACTGACTGCTGACGATAATGGTTTTCAGGGAAAGTGCGACAAGCTCCCCAGAGACTGGTTTGCGGATAAGTCTGATGCTTACCTGAGCATGCACTTAATCCCCGCCAGGCCCTCGTTGTGGGAGATCGAGAAGTTTGATGAGTTTATAGTCGCTCGCAAGGCGCTCATAGTGGCAAAGCTGAAACACTTGATCTCCGGTAGCGAAGCAAGCCCACACTCTACTAAGCCAGAGCCTGCTCATGAAGAGCATCCGTTCACTGACGATTCTAAATCCATAAAGCTTGCTGAAGATCCGCAGCCGGAGGCAGAAGAGCCAGTTTCAACAGCTGACACGCAGATCCCAGCTAGTATCGAAAAACACAACGATACAACAACTGGCTCACTGGCAGCAGAGACAGGAACTGTAGAGGCGACACTGGCCAAGTTTCTGGATCGGATTTCAGAGCCTACAAAATACATTGCGGGTTTTCGAACAAATGATGGCAAAGAGTTGGCGTTTGAAAGAACGGGTGAATTTGTCACTCTGTGGACACAGAGGGTTGTATTGAGCGACTCAGAATTTGAGCCGACGCGCGAGTATTCGGACATAGACACACGCAACTCAAATCTTAATCGCAAGAACTGCCCTGCACTGCGCCTGGGCAATCCCGTGTTGTTCTGGAAGCTCGATGGCGAAGAAGACCTTCTGGATTTTTTGAACTGGTACAGTGCCGCAGAGGTTCACCAAAGGCTTGAGAGTGTGGACGGCTGA
- the istB gene encoding IS21-like element helper ATPase IstB, whose protein sequence is MLKHPTLDKLHALKLTGMASALADQSATPDITELSFEERLGLLVDREMTERDNRRLTSRLRRAGLRHTAVLEDLDYRNSRGLDKGLIQSLASCQWVKEHLNVLITGPTGVGKTWLACALAHKACREGYTAQYVRLTRLLRELTIAKGDGQYPKLLANLAKVDVLILDDWGLMKLSAENRRDLLEVLEDRYGRRSTIATSQLPIEEWHDVIGDATLADAILDRLVHNAYKINLRGESMRKRQAKLTGTTASE, encoded by the coding sequence ATGCTGAAACATCCGACTCTGGACAAACTCCATGCCCTCAAATTGACCGGCATGGCGTCCGCACTAGCCGACCAGTCGGCCACGCCTGACATCACGGAACTGAGCTTCGAGGAACGCCTTGGACTGCTGGTCGATCGGGAGATGACCGAACGAGATAACCGACGCCTGACCAGCCGGCTGCGCCGGGCTGGACTGCGACACACTGCCGTTCTCGAAGACCTGGATTACCGGAACTCACGCGGCCTGGATAAGGGATTAATCCAATCCCTGGCAAGCTGCCAATGGGTGAAGGAACACCTGAATGTGCTCATCACCGGTCCCACCGGTGTTGGCAAAACCTGGCTGGCCTGTGCCTTGGCGCACAAAGCCTGCCGGGAGGGCTACACCGCCCAGTACGTTCGCCTGACCCGGCTGTTAAGAGAACTGACCATCGCTAAAGGAGACGGTCAGTACCCCAAACTGCTAGCAAATCTCGCCAAAGTCGATGTACTGATCCTGGACGATTGGGGGCTCATGAAACTGAGCGCAGAGAACCGAAGAGACTTGCTGGAAGTGCTGGAAGACCGGTATGGCCGTCGTTCCACCATCGCCACCAGCCAACTCCCTATCGAGGAATGGCATGACGTCATCGGTGACGCCACTCTGGCGGATGCGATTCTGGATCGGCTGGTTCACAACGCCTACAAGATCAACCTCAGGGGTGAATCCATGCGAAAACGACAAGCAAAGTTGACGGGCACCACAGCTTCGGAGTAA